Proteins from a single region of archaeon BMS3Bbin15:
- a CDS encoding trigger factor gives MIAGAGRFLRGIEEALIGMREGEEKLIDVPPEKGYADKGHRCYDRPLKIKLKLLQQIKPYHIAELHC, from the coding sequence GTGATTGCTGGGGCAGGAAGGTTTCTCAGAGGTATAGAGGAGGCTCTTATTGGGATGAGAGAAGGGGAAGAAAAGCTTATAGATGTTCCTCCAGAAAAGGGATATGCTGATAAGGGGCACAGGTGTTATGATAGACCTCTAAAAATTAAGTTGAAATTGCTTCAGCAGATAAAGCCGTATCATATTGCCGAACTTCACTGCTGA